The Chloroflexus aggregans DSM 9485 genome segment GGCGCGAACGGTTGGGACAATTCCCCGGAGCGTATGCCGGTGCTATGCATATGGCGTGGCGCATGCGCCATGACGCTGCTTTTCGTCGTGCTGCCGAGCAGGGTGTATTGCGTGTATCGCTGGCAGCGGGTTGGATCGTACAAGCACTGGGTCGTCCGTCCGAGCATGCGCTCGATCATTCGCTCTTGCAGGCGATGACGGTGTATGACCCCCGCCGCCGAGCGTTGTGGGAGGAATGGATCGAGGCCCTCTCGATTCCGCGAGCTGCATTACCTGTAGCTCGTCCGACGATCCATCACTTCGGTGAGCTGTACATTGATGGTGCAGAAGTGCCGGTGTTGGCGATGATTACGGATCAACAGGCTGCCCTTTTCGGTTACGACTGCCGCGCAATTGGGCAGGCAGTCGCCACGCATGGCACAGCGTCGTTTGTTAATGTCGTAGCCGGCCCGGTAGCACCGCCACAAGGAATCTGCAAAACGTATCTGGCGTGGGAAATTGATGGGATCGCAACCTACGCGCTGGAAGCCGATATGACAACCACCGGTGCAGCAGCAACATGGTTGCGCGATTTGGGATTAGTCCGGCGGGTGACCGATCTCGACCGATATGCGGCGCGCGTTAATCACAGTGGTGGTGTGGTGTTTGTCCCGGCCATGAACGGTTTAGGTGTGCCAAGTGAAGATCGCAGCGCGCGAGGCGCGATCTTTGGACTAACATTAGGTGTGGAACTGAGCCACCTTGCTCGTGCCTTTTACGAGTCGATTGGCTTTCAATTAATCGATATTCTAGCCACGATGAAAGCCGAAGCCGGTCTCGACGTTCAGGAGTTGCGCGTTGGCGGTGGTCTGGCTACCAGCGATCTCGCTTGTCAGATACAGGCTGACATCAGTGGGGTAACGTTGATACGGGCGCGGGATACCGAAACAACTGCGCGTGGTGTTGCGCTCTTGGCCGGGATCGGGGCCGGAATCTGGTCGTTGGGGACAATGCCGGTGCTGGTTGATGAGACGGCGCGACGGTTTGTACCGCAGTTGTGGGCGAGTGAACGGGCAGCACGTTACGCACAATGGCAGATGGCGGTCGAGCGGGTAAAGGGATGGGCACGACCGATAAATACCCCCACAGCAGAGCAATCTTCTGATGAAGAGTGGTTGCTGAAGCATTCAACAGCTTCTATAATAGAGGGACAGGCGCGTTAACGGTTTTTCACAGTATTAGCACGGAACGAGGCTGCTTATGGGCTTGATCAAACGGGTAGGCACCAAGGCTATCAACCCACAACCGCCCGATGGTGGCGCTGCTGACGAGGGCACGCGCCAGATCAGCCCCGCCGTACCTCCATCTGCGCCAGAAGAGGCTACACGCCGGATGACGGTACAACCCGCCGGGAACGCCGACGATAGCACGCGGCAAATCGAGGAGCAATCGACCGCACAGGCACGCGCTGCAATGCCGACAATGCTGA includes the following:
- a CDS encoding FGGY family carbohydrate kinase is translated as MSKRYILAIDQGGSGSRAVVYDEEGRVRGYGYRAVGRICPQPGWVEQHPRAIARSVAEAIEEALTRAGVHGSEVIACGITSQRDTVFAWHARTGRPIGHAITWQDLRTAPLVAALDETPLGPLRRERLGQFPGAYAGAMHMAWRMRHDAAFRRAAEQGVLRVSLAAGWIVQALGRPSEHALDHSLLQAMTVYDPRRRALWEEWIEALSIPRAALPVARPTIHHFGELYIDGAEVPVLAMITDQQAALFGYDCRAIGQAVATHGTASFVNVVAGPVAPPQGICKTYLAWEIDGIATYALEADMTTTGAAATWLRDLGLVRRVTDLDRYAARVNHSGGVVFVPAMNGLGVPSEDRSARGAIFGLTLGVELSHLARAFYESIGFQLIDILATMKAEAGLDVQELRVGGGLATSDLACQIQADISGVTLIRARDTETTARGVALLAGIGAGIWSLGTMPVLVDETARRFVPQLWASERAARYAQWQMAVERVKGWARPINTPTAEQSSDEEWLLKHSTASIIEGQAR